Proteins from a genomic interval of Xanthomonas sp. AM6:
- a CDS encoding M1 family metallopeptidase, translating to MIPVLRRAGFAAACASLLVLAQARAAAPATAAPATAAPATAAPAAASGYDPLALFAPLQLPQPATAYRSGGGVPGPLYWQNRADYDLHATIDPATRTLGGQETITYSNRSPDTLDVLWLQLDQNIYRADARARSMRAGQPDRPSPATDGYRIAKVDVEQDGKRMPATFLVDDTRMRVDLPQPLAGGGKTLKLHIDYAYTVPGTWGGRTAITATGDGDIYEIAQWYPRMAVYDDQRGWDTQPYLGAEFYLEYGDFDYAVTVPWNYLVAGSGELANPAQVLTATQRQRLAQAAASDRTVAIRSAAEIGDAASRPTASGTQTWRFHMAHTRDVAFAASPAFVWDAARINLPEGRHALAMSVYPREGVGADKWDRSTEFVKAAIEHFSQWYPYPWPVAVNLGGHGAGMEYPGIVFDDMRDGGKDLFWITAHELGHGWFPMIVGSNERRDAFMDEGFNTFIDVYASDAINHGEFAPKRDSEYAPKGGNPVDEILPLLADARAPTLLDRADATSETYRHPLTYFKGALGLVLLREQILGPARFDPAFRKYIATWAYKHPTPSDFFRLMESESGEDLAWWWRGWYLNNWQLDMGVRAARYVAHDPAKGLLVTLQSRQKLVMPATLRVDFADGSHLDQRVPVETWLQQTQPQIRVPSTQKVLHVTLDPEHTLPDADRRDNRIDAVS from the coding sequence ATGATTCCTGTCCTGCGCCGCGCCGGTTTCGCCGCGGCTTGCGCTTCGCTCCTCGTCCTCGCCCAGGCCCGCGCCGCCGCGCCGGCCACCGCCGCGCCGGCCACCGCCGCGCCGGCCACCGCCGCGCCCGCCGCCGCCAGCGGCTACGACCCGCTGGCCCTGTTCGCCCCGCTGCAACTGCCGCAGCCGGCCACCGCCTATCGCAGCGGCGGCGGCGTGCCCGGGCCGCTGTACTGGCAGAACCGCGCCGACTACGACCTGCACGCCACGATCGATCCGGCCACGCGCACGCTCGGCGGCCAGGAAACCATCACCTACAGCAACCGCAGCCCGGACACGCTGGACGTGCTGTGGCTGCAGCTGGACCAGAACATCTACCGCGCCGACGCGCGCGCCCGCAGCATGCGTGCCGGGCAGCCGGATCGCCCGTCGCCGGCCACCGACGGCTACCGCATCGCCAAGGTGGACGTGGAGCAGGACGGCAAGCGCATGCCGGCCACGTTCCTGGTCGACGACACGCGCATGCGCGTGGACCTGCCGCAGCCGCTGGCCGGCGGCGGCAAGACGCTGAAGCTGCACATCGACTACGCCTACACGGTGCCCGGCACCTGGGGCGGACGCACCGCGATCACCGCGACCGGCGACGGCGACATCTACGAGATCGCGCAGTGGTATCCGCGCATGGCGGTGTACGACGACCAGCGCGGCTGGGACACGCAGCCCTACCTGGGCGCGGAGTTCTATCTGGAATACGGCGATTTCGATTATGCGGTGACGGTGCCGTGGAACTACCTGGTCGCCGGTTCCGGCGAACTGGCGAATCCGGCGCAGGTGCTGACCGCCACGCAGCGCCAGCGCCTGGCCCAGGCCGCGGCCAGCGACCGCACCGTGGCGATCCGCAGCGCCGCCGAGATCGGCGATGCGGCCAGCCGGCCGACCGCCAGCGGCACCCAGACCTGGCGCTTCCACATGGCGCACACCCGCGACGTGGCCTTCGCCGCCTCGCCGGCGTTCGTCTGGGACGCCGCGCGGATCAACCTGCCGGAAGGCCGGCATGCGCTGGCGATGTCGGTGTATCCGCGCGAAGGCGTCGGCGCCGACAAGTGGGACCGCTCCACCGAGTTCGTCAAGGCGGCGATCGAGCACTTCTCGCAGTGGTACCCGTACCCGTGGCCGGTGGCGGTGAACCTCGGCGGCCACGGCGCCGGCATGGAATATCCGGGCATCGTGTTCGACGACATGCGCGATGGCGGCAAGGACCTGTTCTGGATCACCGCGCACGAACTGGGCCACGGCTGGTTCCCGATGATCGTCGGCTCCAACGAGCGCCGCGACGCGTTCATGGACGAAGGCTTCAACACCTTCATCGACGTCTACGCCTCCGACGCGATCAACCACGGCGAGTTCGCGCCCAAGCGCGACAGCGAGTACGCGCCCAAGGGCGGCAATCCGGTCGACGAGATCCTGCCGCTGCTGGCCGACGCACGGGCGCCGACCCTGCTCGACCGCGCCGACGCCACCAGCGAGACCTACCGGCACCCGCTGACCTACTTCAAGGGCGCGCTGGGCCTGGTGCTGCTGCGCGAACAGATCCTCGGCCCGGCGCGCTTCGACCCCGCGTTCCGCAAGTACATCGCCACCTGGGCGTACAAGCATCCGACGCCGTCGGATTTCTTCCGGTTGATGGAGAGCGAGTCCGGCGAGGACCTGGCGTGGTGGTGGCGCGGCTGGTACCTCAACAACTGGCAACTGGACATGGGCGTGCGCGCGGCCCGCTATGTCGCGCACGACCCGGCCAAGGGCCTGCTGGTGACCTTGCAGAGCAGGCAGAAACTGGTGATGCCGGCGACGCTGCGTGTCGATTTCGCCGACGGCAGCCACCTCGACCAGCGCGTGCCGGTGGAAACCTGGCTGCAGCAGACCCAGCCGCAGATCCGCGTGCCGAGCACGCAGAAGGTGCTGCACGTGACCCTGGACCCCGAGCACACACTGCCCGACGCCGATCGTCGCGACAACCGGATCGATGCGGTGAGCTGA